CTGACCACCGGGGCCTGGGCCAAGGTTTTGGTGACCGAGGTCACCCCGGCCGGGGCCACGGCGCGCTTCGGGGACAAGACCGGCTACATCGCCACGGAGAACATGAACTGGGCCAAGGGACGCCTGTCCCCGGGCGACGTGCTGTGGACCACGATCATGGCCGCACCGGGCGAGGCCCCGGAGCCGAAGCCCGCGCCCGCAGCCAAGGCCGGACAGAAGGCCCAGGCCGCCCCGGCGCCGGTCCAGACCCCGGCCCAGGCGGCGGCCCAGGCCCAGGTTGCGGCCCCCGCCGGTCCCAAGGCGGCGGGAAAGCCCGTCTGGCGCTTAAATGCCCAGTTCGAACCCCAGATCGAAGGGGCCCTGGTGTCCATGGACCCGCGCACGGGCGAGGTTCTGGCCTGTGTGGGCGGTTTTTCCTTCGAGCGCAGCCAGTTCAACCGGGCCACCCAGGCCCTGCGCCAGCCCGGGTCGTCGTTTAAGCCCATCGTCTATTCCGTGGCCATGGACAACGGCCTGACTCCGGCCACGGTGGTCATGGATTCGCCTTTTTATTACCGCGACCCGTGGAGCGGCAAGGTCTGGAGCCCGGGCAACTACGGCGGCGACTTCATGGGGCCCATGAGCATCCGCTCCGCCCTGGCCAAGTCCCGAAACCTGGTGACCATCCGGGTGGCCCAGCAGATCGGCATGAAAAAGGTCGTGGAACGCGCCCAGGCCATGGGGCTGCGCGGCGATTTCGTGCCGTATCTGCCCGTGAGCCTGGGGGCCGTGGCCGTCAACCTTCTGGACATGTGCCAGGCCTATTCGGCCTTCGCCCGGGACGGCTCCACCGTGAAGCCCCGGTTCATCCTGGCGGTCAAAAGCGCCTGGGACGAGGATATCTACCAGTCCAAACCCGAGGCCACGGTGGTCATGACCCCCCAGACGGCCTATATCATGGCCAGCATGCTCAAAGAGGTGGTCCGGGCCGGGACGGCCACGGCGGCCAAGGTGTTTTCCCGCCCCATGGCCGGAAAAACCGGCACCACCAACGACTTCCAGGATGCCTGGTTCATGGGCTTCACCCCCTATCTGCTGTCCGGCGTATACATCGGCTACGACCAGCCCCGCTCCATGGGCAACGGCGAAACCGGCGGCAAGGGCGCGCTGCCCATCTGGATCAGCTACCGCCAGGGCGTGGAGAACGACTATCCCGTGCAGGATTTCGAGCGTCCGCCGGGGATCGTTATGGCCGATGTGGACGGGATCGCCATGCCGTTTAAGGAGGGCACCGAACGCGGCTCCTTCGCCATTGTGGACGAGGAGACTGAGCGGGTGCTTTTTGCCGATCCCAACGCGCCCCTGGCCAGAGGCGAGGATCTGCTCAAGCAGATGTTTTGACGCGATCCTTCCATGGCGCAGCCCCTCTCCGGCGAATCCGCCCCGACACCCGACACCGGCAGCCTGGCCGGGGCGTTCCGATGCGTGGACCGGGTTTCCGATCCGGGACGGTTCGTGGCCTGCCTGGAGCGGTTGTCGTCCATCCCCTTTTTTCGCGACTATAAATCCGAGAGCCGGGCGGCCCTTGGCCTGCGCCCGGGCGACCGCGTTTTGGAGGTGGGCTGCGGCCTGGGGCTCGATCTGGCGGCCCTTGGCGCGGATGTGGGCCCCCGGGGGCTGGCCGTCGGCCTGGACATGAGCCGGATCATGCTGGAGCGGACGAGACAGGCCGCTCCGCCCCGGGCCTGCCTGGCGTTTGCGGCGGGGGACGCCCTGGCCCTGCCCTTTGCCGACGCCGTGTTCCATGCCTGCCGGGTGGACCGCACCCTGCAACATGTCGCCGATCCATTCCAGGCCCTGGCCGAGATGGCCCGGGTGACCCGGCCCGGGGGGCGGGTGGTGGCTGTGGAGCCGGACTGGGGGAGCTATCTTCTGGATTCGGCGGACCCGGAGGCGGCCGGAATCGTGGCCCGGACCTGGCGCGAGGGATTTCCAAGCGGACGGGTGGGGCGGTCCCTGGCCCGGGGCATGGCCGGGTGCGGCCTTTCGGATATTGCCGTCACGCCGCGCACCTTCGTGCTCCGCGATTTCGCCGCAGCCGACGCCATCTACGACATCGAGAGGACCGTGGCCGGGGCCGTGGCGGCGGGAGGCCTGACGCAGGAGAGGGGGGCGGCCTTTCTTTGCGGACTTGTGCAGGCCGACGGCCTGGGATATTTTTTTTCCAGTTTGACGTTTTTTCAGGTCATGGGCCGTCTTCGTGGGGCCTGACATGGTGGTAGCAGACTCGGTTTTCGGGGCAACCCCAGCCAAGCCGGACCACATCTGCCTCGGGTCCGCGAAAGGATGATCCCGTGACGACGCAAGAACATGAGAGCAGTGAACCGGACGACGGGGACGATCTGGATCTGGCGGACATCGTCCGGGAGATTCCGGCCTTTCACGGCCTGGACGAGCAGGACATCACGAGGCTTTTGGACGCCTCGGAGATATTGCAGGTGGCCTCCGGGGAAACCATCATCCGGGAGAACCAGAGCGACCGGCATTTGTATTTTCTCATCGACGGACAGGTGGGCATCCACAAAGAGAACGTCAAACTGTGCGAGTTGCGGCGGCTGGGCGATTTTTTCGGTGAGATCAGCGTCATTGACAGCAAATGCCGCAGCGCCACGGTGACGGCCAAGCGGGACTGTCTGCTTTTGCGTCTGGACATGGACGCCGTGGACATGAACGACATGCAGGGGCAAAGCCATGTGCTGGCCGTGATCTATCGGGCCTTTTCCGAGGTGTTGGCGGATCGGTTGCGGCGTATGAACGACGAGCTTTTGTATCTGCGGCGGGAAGTCATCCGGCTTCACGGCCGCCTGCGGTATGACAAAGAGGGAGGACGAGCATGACCAAGGCAGTGATCCCGGCCCAGGCCCTGGAGTTGGCCAGGAAGGCGGCGGCGCGGGTGCGGGAGCTTGAGGCCAAGGCGGATGAGGCCTTGCATGGACGGGGGGATACGGCCGGGCACCGGGGGCTGATGATCGAGAAATGCGAAACCCTGGCCGACCTTCCCGAGGCGGTGGAACAGTTGGCGAGCGAGGCGGACACCCCGGCGGCCGAAGAGTTTTTGAGCGGGCTGGCGGATTTCGCCAGGCGCGCGGGCCAGGCCATGGATCTGGGGAGCATCTTCTATATGACGGCGCTTTTGTATCCCGAGGACTACGTCGCGGGCGAGAAGAACGATCTGGAGCGCTTCCTGGACGGGTTTGACGCTGTCTAGCGGCAGTTGCGAGGGAGATATCCATGTTCATCATCATCGTGGATTACGTCCAGCCGTTGTCCGAGGTGGACCGGTGGCTTGAGGCGCATCGGGAATTTTTGCGGGAGCAGTATGCGGCCGGTATTTTTTTGGCGTCCGGCCCGCGTACGCCCCGCACGGGGGGCGTCATCCTGGCGCATGGCTGCGACCGGGCCGCCCTGGAAACGCTTCTTGAGGCCGACCCCTTCAAGCGTGAGGGGGTGGCGACGTATAGCATCCTGGAATTTTCTCCGGTGATGTGCGACCCCGTCCTGACGCCTTTTTTCACGCCTTCTTCCTGACGTTTTTCCCGCATCCCTGTTTCTCCCCCCCACACCCCGTCTTTCCGGCGGGCGGGCCTGACGGCGCAACGCGCCGCCAGACCGCCGCCGGGACGAAGGGGGTCCGGGGCGGCAGCCCCGGTTTTCCCAAGTGCCCAACCAAGTGGTATTACATAAAAATACGTTCGTATTTTTTTGTGGCGGCGGGCGGGGTCCGGGGCGGCAGCCCCGGTATTTCCCCACGTTCGCAACAACTGAATATTACTTAAAAAATACTATCGTATTTTTTTGTAGGTGCGGGCGGGGCCCGGGGCGGCAGCCCCGGTTCCGTTACAGCAGGCTTCCCTGGTCGGGCGGTCGGACGCGGGCGAAGGTCAGGCGATGGAGCGGGCATGGCCCCAGGCGGGCCAGGGCGGCCAAATGGACCGCCGTGCCGTAGCCTTTGTGCTGCGCCAGCCCATAGCCGGGGAACCGGGCGTCGAGCTTGGTCATGAGGCGGTCACGGATGGTCTTGGCCAGGATGGAGGCGGCGGAGATGGCCGGGATCAGGAGATCGCCGCCGACGATGGCCTGCTGGGCGGGCGGCGTGGTGAAGCGGGCCAGATTGCTTGCGGGGATGGTCTGGTTGCCGTCGATCAGGGCCAGGGGCGGGATGGGGTTCAGCCTGCCAAGGGCCTTGGCCATGGCCAGAAGCGACGCCGCCAGGATGTTGATGCGGTCGATCTCGGCGGGCCAGACAACGCCAAGAGCCCAGGTTGCGGCCTGGGCCTTGATGGCCGCCGCGAGGATGTCGCGACGGCCCGGCGAGAGTTTCTTGGAGTCCGTGAGCCCCGGCAGATCGAACGTGGCGGGCAGCACGACGGCTGCGGCCACCACGGGACCGGCCAGACAGCCGCGTCCGGCCTCGTCGATTCCGGCGTGGGGGCCAAAGTCCGTCTCCGCGCCACGGCATGCGGCGGGGCGACGCTTCGATGACGGCCCGGGCACGGGAATCCGACGCCGACCGGCCTACCAGTCGGTCCTGGTCTTGATGCGGGCGGCCTTGCCCTTGAGGCGGCGCAGGTAGTAGATGCGGCCGCGGCGGACCTTGCCCTGGGAGATCACTTCCACCCGTTCGATGAACGGCGAGTGCATGGGGAAGACGCGCTCCACGCCAACGCCGTCGGACACCTTGCGCACGGTGAAGGTGGCGTTGGTGGTGCCTCTGCGAACGCGCAGGACAGGGCCCTGGAAGACCTGGATGCGCTCTTTTTCACCCTCGATGATCCGCAAAAACACCTTCACGGTGTCCCCGGCGCGGAAGGAGGGCATGTCCAGGCGCATCTGTTCCATCTCGATTTTCTGAATCGCATTCATGATTTTGGCTCCTTGGGCGTGCCGACGGGAGTGATGCCCGCGCGGCCCGTATCTCTCACCCGGCGTCGCGATGCGCCCGGATATCGTCTGATGTTCGCCAGTCGCCGGGCGGCGCCGACGGGCACTGGCCTAAAACGTCTCACCCCGGCTTGGGGCCCGCCTTGCGGCAGGATTCGCCTCAGTACACATCGCCAAGCAGCCGGTCCACCAGGATGGCTGCGGCGGATCGCACGGACAGGTGGTTGTAGGCGTCCAGGGGCCGTATCGGCGGTAAAAATCCGTCGGCCAGACAGGTCGCCTCCGGGGCAAGCCCCGACCCGGTCCCGAAAACCAGCAGCACCGGCCTTTCACACAGTATTTCCCGCAACCGGCCAAACCCCGTGAACCCGGCGTCGCCCTCGGCCTTGGCCGAGGTGGCCGCCACAAAGGGCCGCATGCCCCGCTGGCTGGCGATTTCGTCCTCCACCTCGTGCAGGTCGCAGCGCACGCGCACCAGGGACAAGGCATCGGCCCGGTCGGGATTGGCCGCCAATCCCGGGCCACTCGTCCAGTGGGACACAAGCTTTTCGGCCAGGGCCCGCTGGTCGGACAGGGGCGTGACCACAAAATATCCGCCCAGACCATAACTGCGGGAAACGCGCGCTATATCGTGTACGTCGAGGTTTGTCAAAGAGGTCGTGCCGGTTTTTCCCTGCCGATTGAGCACCGGGCCGTGGAGCAGGGCCGTGTAGAGGTTGCGTCCCAGGCCCGGACCTTTTTTCCCGCGCAGGTAGTCCACGTCCCGGGCGGTCAGTCCGGCCTCGGGCAAAAGCCCGGGCCGAACGGCCAGGGTGGCCTCAAGGCTTTGTTCCCGCCGCCAGGCCGCAATGCGGGCGTGATCCCCGGACAGCAGGATGGGTGGCACGGCAAGCCCGTCGAAGACCTCGGGCCGGGTATAGTGGGGATATTCCAGAAGTCCGGAGGAAAAACTCTCCTCCTCGGCCGATTCGTCCTTGCCCATAAACCCCGGCAGGAGCCGGGCCACGGCCTCGATGACGCACAGGGCCGCGGTCTCGCCGCCGTTGATGACGAAGTCGCCCACGGAGACCGGCTCCAGGGGGAACAGTTGCGCCAGCCGGGCGTCGATGCCCTCGTAGCGGCCGCAGACAAGCGTCAGATCCGGGGCGTCCGCCAGCCGCCTGGCGGCCTTCTGGTCGAAGGGCCGTCCCCCGGGGGTCAAGAGGACCATGGGGCCGGGGGCGCTGATGGAGGCCAGGGCCTGCACCAGCGGCCCGGGCATCATGACCATGCCCGGCCCGCCGCCGTAGGGCCGGTCGTCCACGGTGTGGTGACGGTCCACGGCGAAGTCCCGGGGATTGACGAAGTCAAAGGCCACAAGCCCCGCCTCCATGGCCTTGCCCATCAGGCCGCAGGCCAGGGCCTCGCGGAAAAACTCCGGAAAAAGGGTCACGATGTGGAATGTCACAGATCCCCTTTGTCCTCGGGTTCGGGGGCTCCGGGAGCTCCGGGAGCTCTGGGGGCTCCCGGGGCGGGCGTTTCGAGGTAGATGTCCGCCAGGCCGGGGGGCGGGGTGGCGATGACCACGCCGGCCGTCAGGTCGATGTCGGCAATGGTGTGGGGGTTGGCGGGCAGCAGGATCTCCCGTCCGGAGGCGTGGCGGATGGCCCACATCTCCTGGCCGGGCAGATCCAGGATGTCGCTGATGACGCCCAGGTCCGGGTGCGGGGTGTCCGGGGCCAGCACCCGGCAGCCGATGAGCTGGTGGCGGTAGACCTCGTCCTCGGCCAGGGCGGGCAGTTCCCGGGCGGGCACGGACAAAAGGCAGCCGCGCAGGGCCTCGGCGGCGTCCCGGTCGGGGACGTCCGTAAAGGCTACCAGGAGCCGGTCGGCATGGACGCGCAGGGCGGCGACGGTGCGGCGTGTGGGTTTGCCGGGTCGCCCCTCGGGCGGCGACAGGCGCAGGCTGCGGCCTTTGCGGAAAACGGAAGGGGAGTCGGCGAACGATCTGACGACGAGCTCCCCCCTGATGCCGTGGGGCCGCAGGATTTCACCCACGACCACGTATGTGTCCGGTTTCGTGTTCATGGCTGCGGCCGGGCCGTCTGGGCCGCCCACGTCCTGTCTATTCGAGGATTTCCAGGACGGAGCGTTTTTTGGCCTTGGTGGAGGCCGCGCCGAGGATGGTGCGCATGGCCCGGGCCGTGCGGCCTTGTTTCCCGATGACCTTGCCTAAATCCTCTTTGGCCACCTTGAGTTCGATGACCGAGGTCTGTTCGCCCTCGACCTCGGCGACCTGCACCTGGTCGGGGTTGTCGACCAGCGATTTGGCCACGTATTCGATCAAGTCCTTGAGCATAGACACCTCCCGCGTAGACTGACCACATGGCGAGGCGTGGAACCGGCCGATCCATCCGGACATGCCCGGACGGCTCAGGCCGTCTCCCCGTTCCTGCCTCGCGGGTTCCTGCAACTCCCTGTAAAAAAGCGGCGCCAGCCACCGCGAAAAGACTAGCTCCCGGCTTTTTTCAGCAGGGCCTTGACCGTGTCCGAGGGCTTGGCCCCGCGATCGGTCCAGTGCTTGACCTTTTCCAAATCCACCTTGATTTCGGCCGGGTCAACCATGGGATTGTAGTAGCCCAGGTATTCCAGGGCGCGGCCGTCGCGGCGGGTGGCGCTGTCCAGGGCGACGATGCGGTAGAAGGGACGTTTTTTGGACCCCATGCGGGTCAGACGGATTTTCATGGCCATGATGCGATTCCCCTTTTGTAGCAATCAGGTTTGGTTGTCGTTATGGATGCGGCGGGAACCCCCGCCATTCCCGCTCGGGCGGGATTACCGTTTTTTCCGTTTCTGCTTTTTGCGCTTGGAGGCGCTGGTGGACTTGCCCGGGGTCCGCGCAAAACGCGGATCCTGGGGCTGGGCCTCGTCGCCCCCGGCTCCGGGCATGCCGGGCATGCCGCCGGGAAGGCCGGGCATGCCGCCGGGCATCCGAGGCATCTTGGGCATCTTGGGCATCTTGCCCGGGGAGGGCAGTTTGCCGCCGCCCATCATGCGCTTCATCATTTTCTGCATCTGGGAGAAATTTTTCAGGAGCTGCGTCACGTCCAAAACCGTGGTTCCCGAGCCCTTGGCGATGCGTTCGCGGCGGCTGGGATTGATGATCTTGGGGTTTTCCCGCTCCTTTTTGGTCATGGAGCCGATGATGGCCTCCACGCGGGCCATTTCCTTCTCGGGCACCTGCACTTCGCCAAGCTTCTGGCGCACCTGGGACATGCCGGGGATGAGCTTGAGGATGCCCTCCAGGGAGCCGAGCTTGCGCACGCGGCGCATCTGGGTGCGGAAATCCTCCAGGTTGAATTCGGCCTTGCGGAGTTTTTTCTCCATGGCCGCGGCTTCCTCGGCATCGATGTCGGTCTGGGCCTTCTCGATGAGGGTGAGGATGTCGCCCATGCCCAGGATGCGCGAGGCGGCCCGGTCGGGGTGGAAGATCTCCAGGTCCGAGAGCTTCTCGCCCATGCCCACGAACTTGATGGGCTTGCCGGTGATGCCCTTGATGGACAGGGCCGCGCCGCCGCGGGCGTCGCCGTCCATCTTGGTGAGCACGATGCCGGAGATGTCCAGGCGGTCGTTGAAGCTCCCCGCCACGGTGACCGCGTCCTGCCCGGTCATGGAATCGGCCACGAACAGGATCTCGGCCGGGGAGGTCGCGGCCTTGATGGACGCCAGCTCCTCCATGAGGGCCTCGTCCACATGCAGGCGGCCGGCGGTGTCGAAGATGACCACGTCGAAGCCGTTTTTGGCGGCCTCGGCCAGGGCCGCCGCGCAGATGTCCACGGGGTTCTGGCCGGTCTGGGACGGGTGGACGGCCACGTCGATCTGGGCCCCGAGCTTGGTGAGCTGCTCGATGGCCGCCGGGCGGTAGACGTCGGCCGGGACCAGATAGGGCTTTTTCTTGAGCTCGCGGCGCAGGCGCAGGGCCAGCTTGGCCGAGGTGGTGGTCTTGCCCGAACCCTGCAGGCCGACCATCATGATCGCGGCGGGCCGGTCCTTAAGATCCAGGGCGGTGGCCTGTCCGCCCAAAAGCTCGATAAGCTCGTCGTGGACGACCTTGACCACCTGCTGGCCCGGGGTCAGGCTTTTCAGGACGTCCTGGCCCATGGCCCGTTCGCGGACGCGCTCCACGAAGTCCTTGACCACCTTGAAGTTGACGTCGGCCTCAAGGAGCGCCAGACGCACCTCGCGCAGGGCGTCCTGGACGTTTTCCTCGGTCAGGCGGGCGTGGCCCCGGATTTTTTTGAAAACCCCTTCCAGGCGGTCTGTCAGGCTGTCGAACATGTGGCTCCCGCGTGCGGCGTTCGGCACGGCAAAATGGCACGACGAAAAGGAAAGCCTTTCCACTTATCCATGTGGAGGCAATCCGTCAAGAGGCACGCCGCAGGGCGCACCAGAACGCCCGGCGGATGCGGCGGCGTACGCGGGTGGCGTTTCCGGGGCGTCCGGCCGCCTGCCCGCGCCGGTCGGCGCCGGTCGGACGAGGGCTCGCGCCGCCTGGGGCGGCGTCAGAAGGCGCTTCGGGCCTTGGCCAGTCCCTCCTCGGCCCGCAGGATGATCGCCTCGTCCACGCAAAAGGCCAGCCGGAAATAGCCCGGCAGGCCGAAGCCCCGGCCTGGGACGGCCAGCACCCGGTGCTCGGCGAGCTTGGATACAAAAGCCACCTCGTCGGGGATGGGCGAAACCGGGAAGAAATAAAACGCCCCCCGGGGCATAAAAAAATCGTAGCCGGTCCGGGACAGCACTCCGGCCATGGCGTCGCGCCGCCTGGCGTAGATCGAGGTGTCCACCTGGGCGTCCAGGGCCCCCAGCAGCACGGCCTGGCCGATGGCCGGGGCGTTGACGAAGCCCATGATCCGGTTGGCGAAGACCAGGCCGCCCACCAGCTTCTCCCTCTGCGGCATGTCCGGGGACACGGCCACGAAGCCCACCCGTTCCCCGGCCAGGGACAGGTTCTTGGAAAAGGAGCTGACCACCAGGGAATAGGGATAAACGGGCAGGATGGGAGGCACGGCGTGGCCGTCGAAGGTCAGGAAACGGTAGGGCTCGTCGGCCACCAGAAAGATGGGGCGTTCCCGGCCCTTGGACAGTTCGGTCAGGGCGGCGGCCAGGGCGGCGATGTCTTCGGCCGGATAGATCTGACCGGTGGGGTTGTTGGGGGAGTTTATGAGCACGGCCCGGGTCTTGTCCGTGACGGCGGCGGCGATGGCCGCCACGTCCAGGCCGAAATCCCCGGCCCGCGACGGCACGGGCCGAAGCACCCCGCCGGAATTGGCCACGTAAAAGCCGTATTCCACGAAATAGGGGCTGGGGCAGATGACCTCGTCGCCGGGTTCGAGCACGGCCCGGAAAAAGATGTTGAGCCCGCCCGCCGCGCCGCAGGTGACCACCAGATCATTGGGGGAGACATGCGTTTCCTGCTGGCGGCTGACGTATCCGGCCAGGGCCTCGCGCACGGCGGGATAGCCGGGATTGGGCATGTAGCCGAAGGCGAAGGGCCGGTCGGCGGCGGCCGCGATCTCGGCCAGCCGTTTGCCCACGGCGGCCGGGGGCGGCAGATCGGGGTTTCCCAGGGAGAAGTCGCACACCGCGTCCTCCCCGTACTTTTTTTTCAACTCAAGGCCCAATTCGAAAATTTTGCGAATCCAGGCCCCGCCCGCCAGATAGCCGTCCATCTCCCGAGTTAACAACCGCACAGCCCGCTCCTTTGTGTTGCAAAAATGCATCCAGTTTGCGCCATTTCCGTCACATACCACCAATCCGGCCCGCGCGAAAGACCCGAAAGGAAAATCCAGAAGTCCGGGAAGATGGCCCTGGATTGAAGCCAACATCTTGTTTTTATATGATTTTAAAAGTTGTTTTTCCGTCTCGCCAGGGGCGGACAAATAGGCTATGGTCTTGCGCCTTCGGTGAAAGGCGCGTTCCCTCACCCCACGTCAACCCCCATGGACTTCATGATTCCTCTGAGCAAACCGGAAATCCTGGCCCCGGCCGGCGACCCGTCCTCGTTTCTGGCCGCGTTGGCCGCTGGCGCCGACGCCGTCTACTGCGGACTCAAGCATTTTTCCGCGCGCATGTTGGCGCGCAACTTTTCCGTCGGCGAACTGGGCCGATTGGCCGATCTGGCCCGGCAGAAGGGGCGGCGCACCTATGTCGCCGTCAATGTCCTGGTCAAGCCCGACGAGATCGACAAGGCCGGGCGCATGGTCAAGCGCCTCGTCGACCAGGTGTCCCCCGAGGGGCTCATCCTCCAGGATCCGGGCATGGCCGCCATCGCCCGGCAGGCCGGGTATACGGGCGAGCTGCACCTGTCCACCCTGGCCAACATGAGCCAGCCGTCGGGCATGGCCACGGCCGCCGCCCTGGGCTTTACCCGCGTGGTCGTGCCGCGCGAACTGTCCGTGGACGAGATCCGGGCCATGGCCGACGCCGCAAACCCCGGCCAGACCATTGAGGTCTTCGTGCACGGGGCGCTGTGCCACAACGTGTCGGGGCGTTGCTGGTGGAGCAGCTTTTTTGGCGGCAAAAGCGGGCTTCGCGGCCGTTGCGTGCAGCCGTGCCGCCGCATGTACGAGCACCGGGGCCAGCAGGGCCGCCTGTTCTCCTGTCTGGACTTAAGCCTGGACGTTCTGGCCAAGACCCTGCTCAGCATCCCGAGCCTGGCGGCCTGGAAGATCGAGGGGCGCAAAAAAGGCCCACACTACGTGTTCCATACCGTGGCCGCCTATAAACTGTTGCGCGACGAGCCCGACGATCCGGCCTCCAAGAAGGCCGCCCTGGACTATCTGGAGCAGGCCTTGGGCCGCCCGGGCACCAACTACGGCTTTTTGCCCCAGCGCCCCAAAAATCCCGTGGACCACAGCGGCCGCACCGGCTCCGGGCTGGCCGCCGGGAAGCTCTCGCGCAGCGAACAGGGCGGCGGGTTCCATCTTTCGGCCCGCATCCCGCTCATGGCCGGGGATTTGCTTCGGGTGGGGTTTGAGGACGAGGCCGGGCATCAAATCATCCGCATCAGCCGCGCCGTGCCCAAGGGCGGCCGCTATTCCCTGCGCTTCGAGCCCGGGCAGCGTCCCGAATCCGGGTCGCCGGTGTTCCTCATCGACCGCCGGGCCCCGGCCTTGGCCCGCATCCTGGAGAACATGGAGGCCGAACTTGCGGTCATCCCCGAACGCGAGGCCGCGCCCGTCGAGGTGAACATCAAGCTGCCCAAGCCCTATCGACCGGCCCGGCGGGTCGCGCCTGCCGCCGTGAGCGTGTGGCGGCATCCGGACCTGTCCAAGGAAAAGGGAGTGTTCGGGGTATGGGTATCCCTGTCCCGGGCCCACAATCTGCCGCTTGGCCGGGCCAAGTCCGTATGGTGGTGGCTGCCGCCGGTGATCTGGCCCAACGAGGAGAGCGAATTCGCCGGGCTGGTGGAGCTTTTGTTGTCGCGTGGGGCCGGACGTTTCGTCTTGAACGCCCCCTGGCAGCGCGGGCTTTTCCCCGCCGATTCCAAGGCCGTGCTGTGGGCCGGGCCGTTTTGCAACATCGCCAACCCCATGGCCCTGGCCGCCCTCAAATCCCTGGGCTTTTCCGGGGCCGTCATTTCGCCCGAGCTGTCCGGGGCGGACGTCCTGGCCCTGCCGGGGCAAAGTCCCCTGCCGCTTGGGCTGGTGGTGGACGGGGCCTGGCCGCTGGGCATCTCCCGGACCATCTCCCCGGAGATTCGAACCTGCATGCCGCTGGCCAGTCCCAAGGGCGAGGTGTGCTGGGCCGTGCGCTACGACCAGAACTATTTCATCTATCCCAACTGGCGCGTGGACCTC
Above is a genomic segment from Desulfolutivibrio sulfodismutans DSM 3696 containing:
- a CDS encoding penicillin-binding protein 1A codes for the protein MRKLFIVLLVLLVLGALAGAAGLAGLYFWASEDLPGFRKITDYRPPLVTTVYARDNQVLGYLYSEKRFLVTLGEMPEFLPRAFLASEDAAFYQHEGVDLGAIFRAMLRNLQAGGIKQGGSTITQQIIKRLLLTSEKSYQRKLKEAILAYRLEKYLTKDEILTIYLNQIYLGSRAYGVEAAARTYFGVHVKDLTIAQAALLAGLPQAPTRYSPFRDFESAKARQKYVLGRMLVQGWVTQEEHDKALAEPLVFKSMPDPSWQIAPYYLEEVRRELIDRFGEDMVYSGGLHVYTAVDLRHQEYAARALREGLTASERRRGFKPQVEHLDKAKYEEFLAASDMPERSLTTGAWAKVLVTEVTPAGATARFGDKTGYIATENMNWAKGRLSPGDVLWTTIMAAPGEAPEPKPAPAAKAGQKAQAAPAPVQTPAQAAAQAQVAAPAGPKAAGKPVWRLNAQFEPQIEGALVSMDPRTGEVLACVGGFSFERSQFNRATQALRQPGSSFKPIVYSVAMDNGLTPATVVMDSPFYYRDPWSGKVWSPGNYGGDFMGPMSIRSALAKSRNLVTIRVAQQIGMKKVVERAQAMGLRGDFVPYLPVSLGAVAVNLLDMCQAYSAFARDGSTVKPRFILAVKSAWDEDIYQSKPEATVVMTPQTAYIMASMLKEVVRAGTATAAKVFSRPMAGKTGTTNDFQDAWFMGFTPYLLSGVYIGYDQPRSMGNGETGGKGALPIWISYRQGVENDYPVQDFERPPGIVMADVDGIAMPFKEGTERGSFAIVDEETERVLFADPNAPLARGEDLLKQMF
- a CDS encoding methyltransferase domain-containing protein — translated: MAQPLSGESAPTPDTGSLAGAFRCVDRVSDPGRFVACLERLSSIPFFRDYKSESRAALGLRPGDRVLEVGCGLGLDLAALGADVGPRGLAVGLDMSRIMLERTRQAAPPRACLAFAAGDALALPFADAVFHACRVDRTLQHVADPFQALAEMARVTRPGGRVVAVEPDWGSYLLDSADPEAAGIVARTWREGFPSGRVGRSLARGMAGCGLSDIAVTPRTFVLRDFAAADAIYDIERTVAGAVAAGGLTQERGAAFLCGLVQADGLGYFFSSLTFFQVMGRLRGA
- a CDS encoding cyclic nucleotide-binding domain-containing protein produces the protein MTTQEHESSEPDDGDDLDLADIVREIPAFHGLDEQDITRLLDASEILQVASGETIIRENQSDRHLYFLIDGQVGIHKENVKLCELRRLGDFFGEISVIDSKCRSATVTAKRDCLLLRLDMDAVDMNDMQGQSHVLAVIYRAFSEVLADRLRRMNDELLYLRREVIRLHGRLRYDKEGGRA
- a CDS encoding YciI family protein translates to MFIIIVDYVQPLSEVDRWLEAHREFLREQYAAGIFLASGPRTPRTGGVILAHGCDRAALETLLEADPFKREGVATYSILEFSPVMCDPVLTPFFTPSS
- a CDS encoding ribonuclease HII → MDEAGRGCLAGPVVAAAVVLPATFDLPGLTDSKKLSPGRRDILAAAIKAQAATWALGVVWPAEIDRINILAASLLAMAKALGRLNPIPPLALIDGNQTIPASNLARFTTPPAQQAIVGGDLLIPAISAASILAKTIRDRLMTKLDARFPGYGLAQHKGYGTAVHLAALARLGPCPLHRLTFARVRPPDQGSLL
- the rplS gene encoding 50S ribosomal protein L19, with protein sequence MNAIQKIEMEQMRLDMPSFRAGDTVKVFLRIIEGEKERIQVFQGPVLRVRRGTTNATFTVRKVSDGVGVERVFPMHSPFIERVEVISQGKVRRGRIYYLRRLKGKAARIKTRTDW
- the trmD gene encoding tRNA (guanosine(37)-N1)-methyltransferase TrmD, yielding MTFHIVTLFPEFFREALACGLMGKAMEAGLVAFDFVNPRDFAVDRHHTVDDRPYGGGPGMVMMPGPLVQALASISAPGPMVLLTPGGRPFDQKAARRLADAPDLTLVCGRYEGIDARLAQLFPLEPVSVGDFVINGGETAALCVIEAVARLLPGFMGKDESAEEESFSSGLLEYPHYTRPEVFDGLAVPPILLSGDHARIAAWRREQSLEATLAVRPGLLPEAGLTARDVDYLRGKKGPGLGRNLYTALLHGPVLNRQGKTGTTSLTNLDVHDIARVSRSYGLGGYFVVTPLSDQRALAEKLVSHWTSGPGLAANPDRADALSLVRVRCDLHEVEDEIASQRGMRPFVAATSAKAEGDAGFTGFGRLREILCERPVLLVFGTGSGLAPEATCLADGFLPPIRPLDAYNHLSVRSAAAILVDRLLGDVY
- the rimM gene encoding ribosome maturation factor RimM (Essential for efficient processing of 16S rRNA); the encoded protein is MNTKPDTYVVVGEILRPHGIRGELVVRSFADSPSVFRKGRSLRLSPPEGRPGKPTRRTVAALRVHADRLLVAFTDVPDRDAAEALRGCLLSVPARELPALAEDEVYRHQLIGCRVLAPDTPHPDLGVISDILDLPGQEMWAIRHASGREILLPANPHTIADIDLTAGVVIATPPPGLADIYLETPAPGAPRAPGAPGAPEPEDKGDL
- a CDS encoding KH domain-containing protein; its protein translation is MLKDLIEYVAKSLVDNPDQVQVAEVEGEQTSVIELKVAKEDLGKVIGKQGRTARAMRTILGAASTKAKKRSVLEILE
- the rpsP gene encoding 30S ribosomal protein S16, whose protein sequence is MAMKIRLTRMGSKKRPFYRIVALDSATRRDGRALEYLGYYNPMVDPAEIKVDLEKVKHWTDRGAKPSDTVKALLKKAGS